The sequence aataaaggtattaatttcttccaaaaaaaaaagaaagagaataaattactgaccccaaacttttgaatggtagtgaatattgttacaaaagatttcatttaaataaatgctgctcttttttttttaactttttattcatcaaagaatcctgaaaaaaacatcacgttataaaaaatattaagcagaacaacatttgtaataaatcagcatattagaatgatttctgaaggatcatgtgacactgaagactggaataatgatgctgaaaattcagctttgatcacaggaataaattatattttaaagtatattataatagaaaaccatttatttaaattgtaataatatttcacaatattaatgtttttttctgtatttttgatcaaataaatgcaggcttgatgagtagaagagacttcttttgaaaacgttaaaaatagtaatgtttccaaacttttgaatggttgtgtaTAATATGACACAAATAGTATTTTGtcactgtaatttatttatggTTTGGGTTGCCAATTTCTACCACATATTTGACATACAGCAAACAAATACAAACCAGTATAACATGAATATGCCTAACGTGCTTTAAAAACCCAAAATGCTCCTCAACTACTTCTGGATTCAGGATTAATCTGAGTTAATCCAAAAAACTTCCACCAGATGTCAGTAACGTCTACATgcatgtgtaaaaaaacatcttAGTAGCTTATTTCAAAGTAAAAAGTAAACATTTTCATCCGCATTTTTTCACATTCACATGCAAATATAGTTGCTAGTTTGTATATTGATGACTGACCGCTAGTTAAATTTGTCTTTAATGGTTCAACATGAATGTGATTTGGTctaatgaactcaaaattagGTTTGGATAATATTTTTGTcacataattaaaaaacaaaacaaaacatgaaagaCAAGTAAAAACGTTTTAATTTAAGTTAGTGTTTAATTGTCGGCACTGTAGGCTAATTGTGAGTATGTATGAGTTATACATAGATGAGCAATCATctgtaggctatataaaaattatCTGTCCGTAATAAAACAACAGTAATTAGTCGGAACCACTGAAGCAGATGCAGTAAACAGGTAACTAAACTCGATACCACTTTATTTTTCCGGTAAGAGCGGGCGCAgccattttaattaaaacataataaatgtgATAAACATGACTAACCTTAGCGGGTGTCACTTCTAACCTAATTTGAGGGATTTCCTCTAACTTTGTTTAACACCCATGTGATTATGAGCCGATTAACACGTGATTGTTACACATTCACACATTTTAATTGTGTATTTGCCTTCCAAGATGAAAGAGCtgaatgtgtgtatttgacattGGGATTTGCACATCAAATATATTTGATGTATCCCTTATTAGCTGCCAAAATAAACTTTGCTGGCTAATTCCACAGCATCACATGCAACTGTTCtatgcatttaaaatgcagCTCACTCACATTAGGAGATGTGAGGGGGGTCTCGAGAGCTAGATTAGTGGCTAGACTTAGTGGTGTGAATGGCCTTTCACACGCAGTTGAACTTCATTAGCAACAATAAGCTTTACTTGTCACCATCTAAATACACATCACATCTAAAGGAACATGCCTGGTGCTTAGATGgaatatatataacacacaaaataactaATATTTGAGATCATCAGAAGTCAAAGTAGTTTCCTTCCTGGTTATTTAGTGAGATCATCCAGGATATGTCACATATTATGATGCAGCTCTGTGCCAGATTCAACAGCTGTACAATTACAAGATTCAATGAAACAGAACGTAAAACATTGTAAACAGGCAAACAGATGTGAAAATGTCTAATGAGGGTGAAATATTGTCCAAAAAGCGGTAAAAACAGATCTTGTTTCCCTTGTTTTTGcccaaatattttaattttactctaAACTTGTATTGTTTTCTGAGGGAGCCTGAATACTTTCAGGAATGCATTAGTGCTTAGAATAAGCTACTTTGGCAGTTGTGTATCATATGatatatattttgatatatataccATGGTTCTGAATGATATCCAAGATGCATAAACAACACTGATGAATAACCAAGTTACAACTGGTGTCAGTGAAACCTTGATATTGCCATACAGTAAGGTTTGGGGTTGGTATGATTTTTAATGcttctaaaatacatttatttacaataataaaaataaaagtttttttttttttcaaaatgtttaaaaatctaatttattccagtgatgcaaagctaaatttcagtgtcacacgatccttcagaatcattctaatatgctgatttgctgctcaagaaacacttctgattattatcagtgttgaaaacacttctgctgcttaatatttttgtggaaatcttTTTTTCCATCATTATTTCTTCAatagaacaacatttattttaaatataacatttttgtcaatgtaaatgtctttactgtcacttttgatcaatttaatggtaaataaaagtataatttctAACAGCAGTTTATGTCCAAAAAGCATGGTATTACCATAGTATTtgtatagtaaaaaaaaaataaccataGTCTTAACAAAAATGGCTGTTACTAGATATTGATATGCTTGCATTATAGTTTTTTATTGTTGCATTGCATCTCTGTCACCCTCCtctatactatattatatagactcttattttttaacgtggaagtaaggtgttttctgtgaatgtgcgagacttccGATTTATTCAGTAACCGCCTATAGGAAAATAacgagaagaatatcaaagtgcagtaaactgtaaaactgtttGTGCTACAAACcagcttgtttataattaagacaatacattatatggtaagaaataccagtttgcaatatcaagcagctgttttgtacagctaaaaatgCCTGGAAGCGAATGACACCGGAAGCCAGACACATTGAATTTAATGTCATGTCTGCAATCTACACTCATGGGGTTCTATTTAGAACTcgagggttcttgactcaattttaaagaactctttatgccaaaaaggttaaATGATTGTATAATAACTTCatgtttaatggattatttcaaTTTTTCTAGTGATAATGTGTTTATGAgctccctagtgaaaaaaatatactaaaatgtcaagtcaagtcacctttatttatatagcgctttttacaatgtagattgtgtcaaagcagctttatattgataactggtacattatttcagctcttaaagaatagtgtcaatgcaggcagatcaaagcacctttgattatcaaatgtcaagtcaaatgtcaaaatgtatttgaaattaaTGTATTTGAAATCAAAATCTGACATTAACTGTCCCATAAATATTGTTTCATATGCTCAAATAGTGGGAAAAAAAAGCTGTCAGGCTAGACGAGCCAATGTGCAAGTGTAGTCCTAAGTGTGAGTCTcagaaccggagcttctaactaggtttgccaggttttcacaacataacctgcccaattgctactcaaaactagcccaaaactagTTCAGTTGCATTTCATGGTAAAAACCATGTTCCAGGGGGTAAAATCTGCGTATTTGGTGGGGTTCTCCTGGTTAAATTTGCATTTCatgggctaaatatcatgttatttggggtttcttcaacccgtggacatgaaaaacaacccacagCAACAGTgaaaaagtagcccaattctgcgggaaagccacagacttggcaacactgcttctaacggcagctgcagtgatgcaatgactttatcaatcagcgattggctcttatacTTATAGAAGGCGGGATGTATTCTGCCATATTGTGCGTTGCAGTTTCTGTCCTTTTATATAGTCTTTGAGTATACTTAGTATgaagtaaatgtattttaaatagattttggtatagttttttttttttttactagagCTGTTTAATTCGTTAAAATGTATTGaaacaaaatgaatttaaattaaatccataaaatgatggGAACTCCTATATATGAAACTTTTATGCTTCCatattgaaccttttcttctaaagagtatgtttacacgacaacaatgtactaaaaacagaaacgtttttcttttgcatttttttttacgtacagacaacactgtaaaaaatcaaaagttgagaaaacttaaaagtttaaggcaacaaacttcagcagGTTTTTCAGTTTTCTCACCTTGTTTTTGTAGGAgattttctcaactttttgttgTATAAACTGAATACAACAAATTGAGAAATCTCAAAAATCTGCTGAAATttgccttaaacttttaagttttctcaacttttgattttttacagtgaacaacgttgtcaaaactgtccccgttcacacggatctgcgCAAAAGAACGACTTAAATgttgtattattcatgccaggccagtaaagaaacactacgcacctatagactgaacacgtaatacacatgcacatgacgtcactgttttcacaaattcgcgTTTTTGTGTAGTTTACACTGAGACGATAACattatcgttttcaaaaacctGCACTTTGAAACTCGTTTTCAAAAGTCATGTAAATAAACGGACAAAATGCAAAagaagttgaaaacagtgtcatgTAAAAAGCCCCTAAAAGTACAAACTTTAAAATCCATGAGAGCTTTCTGAACCTGTAAACATTTCCGAGGTGTGCCTTCACACCTATCTTCTTagttaaaaatgacatttaaataaatgaaactaATTCACCAATTGTGATCACATTCATCAAGCACATCGCTGAAACCTTTCGgataacattaaaaagcatgtaattgtgtttatgactatgtgtatgtgtgtctctGTTGATGCAGGAGTCAAATGCGACACTTCTGTTTGTGGGAACTGCGGTCACTGATCTCGTCCACCACCATCATCTGCTTCATCACTGCAGGAGCCTTAAGAAGGTGTCATATTCAGACCCCTGAGGTCAAAATTTCATGTCTAGCTAAGAATATAATCAAAGTGGTGTTAATCATGTTAACTTGAAGGAATGGGTGTGATGTGGTTGTGTTTTTCTCATGGTCCTCTCCACATATTTTGATAGAAGCCAGATTTACTGATAAACTATGTTGTATCTGTTGGTAGAGTTACTGTGTGTTTGTCAGTGAGTGGAGGATTTGGATTTGTAACCTGAGATGCAAACATGCCATCAGCACTGACCTTGAAAAATCCAGGGACTCTGGACTGTTCATGAGGCAAATACACATGAGCACAGACAGAAGTTCTTCATTATGGCTGGTCAGCTTCAGACCAAGTGCAGCACTAAAGCTAAACTTCTCTGAAATGCTGCGAAATAGATGCGACTAAAGAACTGTTCTGCATTTAACCATTCAGCTTTGGCTTTGtactgggtggttaataacaaaAAACCTGGGCATCAAGATGTAGGTGTATTcaaatgttcaaatgtttgtgtATTAGGGAAAGTGATGTGACTGGTCAGTCatgtttatatatgttttaatgtttaaaaacaataaaaatagtaatgtttagTAATAAATAGTAATGtagtaatgtttttatatatatatatatatatatatatatatatatatatatatacagtattggtcaaaagtttggaaacattactatttttaatgtttttgaaaaaaaagactcttatgctcatcaaggctgcatttatttgatcaaaaatacagaaaaatcagtaatattgtgagatattattacaatttaaaataacagttttctattttaatatactgtaaaatataatatatttctgtgatcaaagctgaattttcagcatcattactccagtcttcagtgtcacatgatccttcagaaatcattctaatatgctgatttgatactcagttattatcagtgttggaaacTTTTTTTCGgtattatttgatgaataaaaatttaaaaagaacagtatttattcaaaatagaaatcttttctaacaatataagtatttaatgtcacttttttatcagtttaacacatcctttgttaataaaaatatgaatgtagttcaaaaaaaagaaagaaaaaaattgctgaccccaaacttttgaacggtaatgtatattacaaaagatttctattattctatatgaaatgcaatttaaaaaaaagtgttttattgtattattatttatgttgaaaacagttgtgctgcttaaattttttttcattttaaaacatttttttcaggattctttgatgaatagaaagttcgaaagaacagcatttatttgaaattaagtaacattacaaatgtctgtactgtaacttttgatcaatttaatgcatcattgctgaacagaagtattattttcatttaaaaaaagatgttcaaacagtagtgtaaatctatctatctatctatctatcacttaAGTGTGCTCGGGCTGTTTCTGGCGCTCACACCTCACATCTGAGGCTGGAGAAGCTGCTGTTTCCCACAGACCCCCTACTTCTGGTGTCACTTCTCCTCTCAAGTACTGACTGGAACACTCAGAGGTGCCAACTCGCACCTCACAGAGGATATATACAGGAGGAACATGGTCCACCGGCAACCACAACCTCAGTCTCAACTCTACAGCCATGGATATCTCCAGCTCTGCTCTTCAGCTCCAAGACAGCAGCGCTTTCCTTCTTGACTGCGAGAACATTCTGGATCCCAGCTACGGCGTCTCAGATGCGGGCTACTACAGCGCAGGCAGCAGCCTGTCTCCGGCCTCCTCCATAGATTCCTGTGGCTTCTCCCCTCCAGCGTACTCTTGCGGAGCGGGACATGACATACCGCCGGTCTTCTCACTCCACAGCGTCGCCACCCAGGAGAAGAACAAGGTCCAGCCACCCAAGAGAACCGGACGGCCGAGGTCAAAATTCCCCGGAGTGAAGCGGGAAACCGCAAGTGAACGGGAGAAGCTGAGGATGAGGGATCTGACCAAAGCTCTTCATCACCTCAGGACGTACCTGCCTCCGTCTGTGGCTCCTGCCGGAAAAACCCTGACCAAGATTGAGACGCTACGGCTCGCTATCCAGTACATCTCCTGTCTGTCTGCTCAGCTTGAACTCAATGAAGACGAGGCGAATCGTGGCGATCAGGCCGAGGTCATCGTCGCATCAAACATGTTTGACAGCTTCAGTGCGGCACCTTCAGTTCCAGCTCAGCAGTTCCCATCGATGACCTGTTATCAGGTATGTTACTTAAGTACTATTTAtatactacactgtaaaaaaatattttcatgatttgttatcacaacatttttttcttttgtcaaatcaacttagataattaatgtggttcagataacatcatattttgagtttctgttgattaaatcaattgccttcattgtattaactcaactttttaatttcaatgaactcaaaattttaaggcaaattttattttttttaagttaaaccaacaattcttttttacctactactattttttattcaatttaaacTTTATAGGCAATATTgtacaatgttattttagttaTGCTGAGATACTATTATGGTTTTTATTAatactttaaatgaataaaaatgtaaatatattttatcttattttttgttaaagtttttgtatttttgttgcgtgtttttgtcatttttattagttttttgtctatatttattcatattcatttagtacatttttttttttttacatttattttaaataatttgtaaatTCATCAAgtttttcttcatttattttatttagcatttatttcaagtaacaaaaattttagtttttgttttagctTAGTTTAATCCtgttttttacagttaaaaaaacttaaacttattattgtaattttaattttaataataacattctttttatttcaaaaataaattgcTTTGAAAAATGCTCCTGTTCTTTTTCTTAATGatctgcattttatttttccagACTCAGAATCCAGTCGAAGGCGATTTCCTTTCATTCCCAGCTCAGGATTTTTGGTTCCCCCAGCAACACGATTTCTTCCATGGACAGTGCTGATCTGATCAAAACAGTCTGGATGCAAATATTAATTTGTGCAATTTTTGTAcgataatgaaaatgaaatactttatttttattgtaaatatgtttgtacagctatttatttttttgtatgttgaaaaatatatgaatatttatgAACTGTAATTTTTCCAGCAAATAAAGCCTTGAAAAGTCTAACATAATTTGTGTGAGTAGTTTTTAACTTAATAGTGTGCCCTTTATAAAGCAGCATCCTAATGAGAGACAGCTGGCTGATGGTCATTCCACGCTGTAATTCACATGTTTAAGGAAACACCCCTGCAGAGCGAGCATTAATGTGGGCAGGAGAGTAAACTAACTCTCACAGGTGAGATCCTTTAATACCCCTCAGATGGTAAACAAAGCTCTGTGGGGCTCTTCCTCTAAAATGCAAGAGTCTGATGCCTCTTTCAGGCAAGAAAGATAAACTCAGGTTTGTTAATGGAGTTCATTTGCATTCTGCATTTGCCTGTAAAAAATCACATGTCTTTCTTAAAGGGATGgtgcacataaaaataaaaattctgtcaccatttacttACCCTGAAGTTGATTCAAACCTGCATGaatttgtttgttctgttgaacacaaaagaagatattttgaacaatgtCGGGAAAATGGACCcccatggaagtcaatggggtccatcaaatgtttggttacccatattcttcaaaatatcttcttttgtgaaaTTCATACAGCTTTGAAACaagtaaatggtgacagaattttaatttttgggtgaactatccctttaatgcaaaATCGACCTCTTGTATtttaaagtccccatgaaatcaaaatgaacaaatcttatttcatttttttaatggaatattgcagcatttattataaatgatttatctcaACATAATTAGgccttgtaatctttaatcaaaataactcccCCTcctgacatctcttctctgatgatgagggcggggcaacctgtcactcacaagAGATCCACCtataacaaaccacaaccatccaatcaaatcCCTATGGacaaaattaaaggattagttcacttttaaataaacttttcctgataatttactcacccccatgtcatccaagatgttcatgtctttctttcttcagtcgaaaagaaattaaggtttttgatgaaaacattccaggattattctccttatagtggacttcaatggcctccaaacggttgaaggtcaaaattacagtttcagtgcagcttcaaagggctttaaacgataccagacgaggaataagagtcttatctagtgaaacgatcggtcattttcgaaaaaaatacaactgcatatgctttataaacacaaaatatcgccttgaacgtacttctgctttccacattcttcaaaaagcttacgctgtatgtcctacgccttccctattctactttcgttttttttccataagtagtatagggaaggcgtaggacataaaGGACATACAggcgttcaaggcgatattttgtgtttataaaccatatacagttgtatttttttcgaaaatgaccgatcgtttcactagataagacccttattcctcgtctggtatcgtttaaagccttttgaagctgcactgaaactgtaattttgaccttcaaccctttggaggccattgaagtccactataaggagaataatcctggaatgttttcatcaaaaaccttaatttcttttcgatgacaaaagaaagacatgaacatcttggatgacatgggggtgagtaaattatcaggaaacgtttatttaaaagtggactaatcctttaagtccgGCCCTACATTTCTTCGTTTAAAAGCCGTCTCACTCACAATAGTTAAGAAAAGATTGTTGAAATTTCCGGCGGTGTGGTGAGCATCTCATGATTCCACATCCATATCAGAttgcacaacaacaaaaaagcccTGCTGTGACTTTGTTAGATATTAATAGCTCCATTAGTGACGTGAGTGACAGCTGTTGTTCAATTTTCATTTATGTCTTAAGAGTCTTGAAGGTGACAAGTCTGCAGCTGCTCTCAGACCTCATAATAATGAATCACTTCCTCACCCTCCCTTCCTCCCATTTGTGCAGTCTTGTCTACTTCCTCTGTTGAGTCCCTAATGACACAGAAGAATGAACAACATTCATCTACTTACAGAATCAAGAAGTCCTGTAACATCTTGGCCCTTGTTTTTGGTGCTCCACTGTACCTTTTTAAATAGTATGTGCAATATaagtttttttccccattaaTTTTCTTCATAGAtgttttaaacacacacacacacacactggtatTCCTATCCTTGAGGGGATGTTTGGTCTCCATAACATAGGGTTTACCACACACatgttgggttttcatgttttatggggactttctatagacataatgatttttatactgtacaaactgtatattctatctcctaatcctaaacctacctatcacagaaaactttctgcattctTACATTCTCAAAAAAACATGACTTAgtttgatttataagctgtttttctCATGGGGACAAAAATGTCTtcacaaggacaaggattttgCATATTTCCATCTTTGTGGTGATATTTTGTCCCCATAACATAAAGTTTAACttaaccacacacacatacacacacacactcacactcagagacacacactctctctca is a genomic window of Megalobrama amblycephala isolate DHTTF-2021 linkage group LG3, ASM1881202v1, whole genome shotgun sequence containing:
- the mespaa gene encoding mesoderm posterior aa, with the translated sequence MDISSSALQLQDSSAFLLDCENILDPSYGVSDAGYYSAGSSLSPASSIDSCGFSPPAYSCGAGHDIPPVFSLHSVATQEKNKVQPPKRTGRPRSKFPGVKRETASEREKLRMRDLTKALHHLRTYLPPSVAPAGKTLTKIETLRLAIQYISCLSAQLELNEDEANRGDQAEVIVASNMFDSFSAAPSVPAQQFPSMTCYQTQNPVEGDFLSFPAQDFWFPQQHDFFHGQC